A genomic window from Winogradskyella sp. J14-2 includes:
- a CDS encoding alpha/beta hydrolase-fold protein, translated as MKSHLKQINNTFFIFLFLLITANTIYCQNYSVYKSKIDTAFVSTRLGYEKKISVLLPNDWQKNNPKQYPLIIIFDQQNKRSHNQIINTIDYLTASEQMPRAIIISIESDNSRRISEAKSPKSSTSGKAHLNEKFLFEEVIALAESKYKANSFRLLIGHSWYGHFTTAMFTKYSDSLSAVIALDPFFNQKNVSLMDSISALKTHNIIHTKYYRYAIGKDYPKDYIAIKTAEIENKNSKIDIKGTYFPRAFHHAVPGLGIAEALYDIFEYWSIEQFAFFQPSNSSIDVYFQSKQNVKNHYGTNLDFSLGILNGKGWFFYNNNDYKNAIEAWELLLLSYPNFSEGYLYIMDAQILLHQDITETLERFNASLADSEFYSEKEKKDLIKELESLKK; from the coding sequence GTGAAAAGCCATCTTAAACAAATAAATAACACATTCTTTATTTTTTTGTTCCTATTAATTACTGCCAATACAATTTATTGTCAAAATTATAGCGTTTACAAATCAAAAATAGATACCGCTTTTGTATCTACACGTTTGGGTTACGAAAAAAAGATATCCGTGCTTCTACCTAACGATTGGCAAAAAAATAACCCAAAGCAATATCCACTAATTATAATTTTTGATCAACAAAATAAAAGAAGCCACAACCAGATCATTAACACCATAGATTATTTAACGGCTTCGGAACAAATGCCTCGCGCAATTATAATCAGTATTGAGTCCGACAATTCCAGAAGAATAAGTGAAGCAAAAAGCCCCAAATCATCTACAAGCGGAAAAGCACATCTAAATGAAAAATTCCTCTTTGAGGAAGTTATTGCTCTAGCAGAATCAAAATACAAAGCAAATTCGTTTAGGTTGTTAATTGGCCACTCATGGTATGGGCATTTTACCACAGCGATGTTTACAAAATATAGTGATAGCCTTTCCGCAGTTATAGCTCTAGATCCTTTTTTTAACCAAAAAAATGTGTCTTTAATGGATTCCATATCTGCATTAAAAACCCATAACATAATCCATACGAAATACTATCGCTACGCCATTGGTAAGGATTACCCAAAGGATTATATAGCCATTAAAACTGCCGAAATAGAAAACAAAAATTCAAAAATAGATATCAAAGGCACCTATTTTCCCAGAGCTTTTCATCACGCGGTGCCAGGATTGGGCATTGCAGAGGCACTATACGACATATTTGAGTATTGGTCCATAGAACAATTTGCTTTTTTTCAACCTTCAAACTCTAGCATCGATGTGTATTTTCAATCAAAACAAAATGTCAAAAATCACTATGGTACTAACTTAGATTTTTCATTAGGCATATTAAACGGAAAAGGGTGGTTTTTTTATAACAATAACGATTATAAAAATGCTATTGAAGCATGGGAGTTATTACTATTGTCCTATCCCAATTTTTCTGAAGGTTACTTGTATATTATGGATGCGCAAATTTTATTGCATCAAGATATTACGGAGACTTTAGAACGCTTTAATGCATCATTGGCAGACTCTGAATTCTATTCTGAAAAGGAAAAAAAAGACTTAATAAAAGAACTCGAAAGTTTGAAAAAATAA
- a CDS encoding DUF2268 domain-containing putative Zn-dependent protease (predicted Zn-dependent protease with a strongly conserved HExxH motif): MKNQTIIIIALLAFFSACKNSSKESVRSDNVVTTDVTNFWKAYDQIITTQDSVLQYKYLDSLYLDKGTAGLEGIIEARRYTAEEYINAINAYPKFWNSIRENTLQAGDISTQLQIGIVKLKTIYPELKPAKIYFSIGAFRTPGTTIDSLVLIGSELAMADTNTNTSELPENLSHLKAYFATNPNKNLVFLNIHEYVHTQQKPRVYNLLSSVLYEGVAEFITVKALNQTSPNPQIEFGKNNANRIREVFENEMFYVANFNKWLNGDAPNEFGMRDLGYYVGYQICENYYNQAEDKQAAIKTMIELDYENESEIEAFVQKANYFSATLDALEQNFESKRPTVVGIEQFENKSQNVNPKLKTITIKFSEALDGYRTSVDLGPLGRDAFPNGTLNGRKWAKDKKSWDIPVDLVPNKTYQIYITNNFRTSDNRPLKPYLIEFKTENE; this comes from the coding sequence ATGAAAAATCAAACTATAATTATAATAGCGCTATTAGCATTTTTTTCGGCTTGCAAAAATAGCTCAAAAGAAAGTGTGCGAAGTGATAATGTTGTTACTACCGATGTCACGAACTTCTGGAAAGCGTACGACCAAATCATAACAACCCAAGATTCTGTATTACAATATAAGTACTTAGATAGTTTGTATTTAGATAAAGGCACCGCAGGTTTAGAAGGTATTATAGAAGCAAGAAGATATACAGCAGAAGAATACATAAATGCCATTAATGCATATCCGAAATTTTGGAACTCAATTAGGGAAAACACATTACAAGCCGGTGATATTAGTACACAATTGCAAATTGGTATTGTAAAACTGAAAACCATCTATCCAGAACTAAAACCTGCAAAAATTTATTTCTCTATTGGTGCATTTCGTACACCAGGCACAACGATTGATAGTTTGGTGCTTATTGGTTCAGAATTGGCAATGGCAGATACGAATACTAATACAAGTGAATTGCCTGAAAACCTATCCCATTTAAAAGCCTATTTTGCTACCAATCCTAATAAGAATTTGGTGTTTTTAAACATCCACGAGTATGTGCATACACAACAAAAACCTAGGGTTTATAATTTATTGTCTTCAGTGTTGTATGAAGGCGTTGCCGAATTTATCACCGTAAAAGCACTAAACCAAACGTCACCAAATCCACAAATTGAATTCGGAAAAAATAATGCCAACCGCATTAGAGAAGTCTTTGAAAACGAAATGTTTTACGTCGCTAATTTTAATAAATGGTTAAATGGTGATGCACCCAACGAATTTGGTATGCGAGATTTAGGCTATTATGTAGGCTATCAGATTTGTGAAAATTATTACAATCAAGCAGAGGATAAACAAGCAGCTATTAAAACAATGATAGAGCTCGATTACGAAAACGAGTCAGAAATTGAAGCGTTTGTTCAAAAAGCAAACTATTTTTCTGCTACTTTAGATGCGCTGGAACAAAATTTTGAAAGCAAACGACCAACAGTCGTAGGCATTGAGCAGTTTGAGAACAAGAGCCAAAATGTTAATCCAAAACTAAAAACTATAACCATAAAATTTTCAGAAGCTTTAGATGGTTATCGAACAAGTGTTGATTTAGGGCCTTTAGGAAGAGATGCCTTCCCTAATGGAACATTAAACGGAAGAAAATGGGCAAAAGACAAAAAATCTTGGGACATTCCTGTTGATTTAGTGCCTAATAAAACCTATCAAATCTACATCACAAACAATTTTAGAACGTCGGATAACAGACCTTTAAAGCCTTATTTAATAGAGTTTAAAACAGAAAATGAATAA
- a CDS encoding GNAT family N-acetyltransferase has translation MEVQINPDLNTIDWKAISTMFQEVNWGMRLPRDIEKAFKKSAVTCFIKDKDVIVGFGRTVDDGQYYALLVDVVVHPKYQSKGIGTQIVNALKNRLKGYNFITLTAAPNKECFYEKLGWKKQTSAYIFPKDDKQFKEHCES, from the coding sequence ATGGAAGTACAAATAAACCCTGATTTAAACACTATCGATTGGAAAGCCATTTCAACGATGTTCCAAGAAGTCAATTGGGGAATGAGACTACCAAGAGACATAGAAAAAGCATTCAAAAAAAGTGCGGTCACCTGTTTTATAAAAGACAAAGATGTTATTGTTGGCTTTGGTAGAACAGTAGATGATGGTCAATACTATGCGTTGCTCGTTGATGTCGTTGTGCATCCAAAATACCAATCTAAAGGCATAGGAACACAAATCGTTAATGCATTAAAAAACAGATTAAAAGGTTATAATTTTATTACATTGACGGCTGCACCAAACAAAGAATGCTTTTATGAAAAACTCGGTTGGAAAAAGCAAACATCGGCTTACATATTTCCTAAAGACGATAAACAGTTTAAAGAGCATTGTGAATCCTAA
- a CDS encoding GNAT family N-acetyltransferase encodes MITYQTENNLSALEFKALLIKSTLGERRPVDDFKRVEAMVNNANLIITARDKDKLVGVARSVTDVVYCTYLSDLAVDSAYQKQGIGKELIRLTKQATPQATTILLAAPKAVHYYPNIGMTQHNACFLLTDETDLK; translated from the coding sequence ATGATAACCTATCAAACTGAAAACAATCTATCTGCACTGGAGTTTAAAGCACTACTCATCAAATCAACCCTTGGCGAAAGACGACCAGTAGATGATTTTAAAAGAGTTGAAGCCATGGTCAATAATGCCAACCTAATCATTACTGCAAGAGATAAAGATAAACTCGTTGGTGTGGCAAGGTCTGTAACCGATGTTGTGTATTGTACATACCTGTCAGATTTGGCAGTGGATTCAGCCTATCAAAAACAAGGCATAGGCAAGGAGTTGATTAGATTAACTAAACAAGCCACACCACAAGCAACAACTATTCTTTTAGCTGCACCAAAAGCAGTTCACTATTATCCGAATATTGGGATGACGCAACACAATGCCTGTTTTTTACTAACCGATGAAACTGATTTAAAGTAA
- a CDS encoding n-acetylglutamate synthase, whose translation MNYNNKVFVPVSNSENAETSSDTIFLYKQVGNILTSEYSGGKIKKGHLIGLVDENGNIDMRYHQINVHGELNAGICKSTPEILENGKIRLHENWQWTSGDKSKGESILEEQ comes from the coding sequence ATGAATTATAACAATAAGGTCTTTGTACCTGTCAGCAACTCTGAAAATGCAGAAACCTCGAGTGATACCATTTTTCTTTACAAACAGGTCGGAAACATTTTAACCTCGGAGTATTCTGGCGGAAAAATCAAAAAAGGCCATTTAATAGGTCTTGTTGATGAAAACGGCAACATTGACATGCGCTACCACCAGATTAATGTTCATGGCGAGTTGAATGCAGGAATATGCAAGTCAACACCAGAAATTCTTGAGAATGGTAAAATACGATTGCATGAAAACTGGCAATGGACGTCTGGCGATAAATCTAAAGGCGAATCGATATTAGAAGAACAATAA
- a CDS encoding leucine-rich repeat domain-containing protein translates to MKNFTLFYKSSNTICYTVKTKVFFLILFCVSMLGFSQTFTATDSNGNIINYNVTSSSTVSVIVGSTINNINLNIPSSVSNGGTTYSVVSIDNFAFSNSIIASVSMPSSVVSIGQQAFDNNNLTSVVLSSNLETIGDYAFQNNQLTGLTIPGNVLNIGFGAFRGNPLASVTSLAATPATITTVSGPNDSFTINGDRSGIDLIIPAGTSALYVTDPGALWTGFNTVTENLNVGDTYVNGFITYEVISVASSTVKAVDYNTAGGTVLDIPATIPNGLITYTVTEIGNNAFQSNNLTDVTLPNSITYIGESAFFINDIASLTIPDSVINIDEGAFAQNQTMTNLVLGNNLTSIGDFAFRFCALNEITIPASVTDIGLIAFGGMGGTNAITDVYCQGTVPPTITTSASLNTDTFNQPRSTIHLHIPAGTLGAYVTDPGALWTGFNPVTEDALSIDEFELGNTVKIITQKNRLEIVTNEVLQLNHYEVYALTGAKIATGNTFNISTETWAKGIYIVRLNFDRGTVVKKVVVQ, encoded by the coding sequence ATGAAAAACTTTACACTTTTTTACAAAAGCTCAAACACTATATGTTACACCGTTAAAACAAAAGTGTTTTTTTTAATCTTGTTTTGTGTATCCATGCTAGGATTTTCACAAACATTTACAGCTACAGATAGTAACGGTAATATTATAAACTATAATGTAACATCATCTTCAACAGTATCGGTAATAGTTGGAAGTACAATTAATAATATAAATTTAAATATACCTTCATCGGTTTCAAACGGAGGCACAACCTACAGCGTAGTCTCTATTGATAATTTTGCATTTTCTAATTCAATTATAGCTAGTGTTAGTATGCCTAGCTCCGTGGTAAGTATTGGTCAACAAGCTTTTGATAATAACAATCTTACATCAGTAGTTTTATCTAGTAATTTAGAAACTATTGGTGACTATGCCTTTCAAAATAATCAATTGACTGGCCTTACTATTCCAGGCAATGTATTAAATATTGGATTTGGTGCTTTTAGAGGAAACCCATTAGCTAGCGTAACATCTCTTGCAGCAACACCAGCCACAATAACAACAGTTAGTGGCCCAAATGATTCATTTACTATTAATGGAGATCGAAGTGGTATTGATTTAATTATTCCGGCAGGCACTTCTGCGCTTTATGTAACCGATCCTGGTGCGCTGTGGACAGGGTTTAATACCGTCACAGAAAACCTAAATGTTGGTGATACTTATGTAAATGGATTTATAACATACGAAGTGATTTCTGTTGCCAGCAGTACGGTTAAAGCCGTAGATTACAATACAGCTGGCGGAACTGTTTTAGATATCCCAGCAACCATACCTAATGGGTTAATTACCTACACTGTTACCGAAATAGGGAACAATGCTTTTCAAAGTAACAATTTAACTGACGTTACATTACCAAATTCAATTACATACATTGGTGAAAGTGCTTTTTTTATCAATGATATTGCTTCCTTAACCATTCCAGATAGTGTTATTAATATTGACGAAGGTGCTTTTGCCCAAAACCAAACTATGACAAACCTTGTGTTAGGAAATAATCTTACTTCAATTGGAGACTTTGCTTTTCGTTTTTGTGCTTTAAACGAAATTACGATACCTGCAAGTGTTACAGATATAGGTTTAATTGCATTTGGAGGAATGGGTGGAACAAATGCCATTACAGATGTTTATTGCCAAGGTACAGTGCCACCAACAATAACAACAAGTGCTTCACTTAACACAGATACTTTTAATCAGCCTCGTAGTACAATTCACCTTCACATACCTGCTGGCACGTTGGGAGCTTACGTTACAGATCCTGGTGCTTTATGGACAGGCTTTAACCCTGTTACCGAAGATGCTTTAAGTATTGATGAGTTTGAGTTAGGCAATACAGTAAAAATAATTACCCAAAAAAATAGATTAGAAATAGTTACCAATGAAGTTTTACAATTAAACCACTATGAAGTCTATGCGCTCACTGGTGCTAAAATAGCTACTGGTAACACCTTTAATATTTCAACTGAAACTTGGGCTAAAGGCATTTATATTGTGAGGTTAAATTTTGATAGAGGCACTGTTGTAAAAAAGGTTGTGGTACAATAG
- a CDS encoding LytR/AlgR family response regulator transcription factor — MQSIIVEDKAYIRKGLLNLLELIDTDVKVVGECESVKEAVIVANACKPELIFLDINLIDGDAFEFLEQTQHLNFKVIFITAYEAFALKALKMGAVDYLLKPVDIEELKVALNKVKQLTVIEQKEQINVAKQVWNTQGNQLILSLQDSFQVVDLDALMYCESDKGYTTFYCNNGKKYLISKTLKVFEARLNDANFIRPHQSFMVNLKFIDKYDKSGVIHLKNGKKIPVSSRKKDQFVSAFLNRNSD; from the coding sequence ATGCAATCAATCATAGTAGAAGATAAAGCCTATATAAGAAAAGGATTACTTAATCTTTTAGAACTCATTGATACAGATGTAAAAGTAGTAGGTGAGTGCGAATCTGTAAAAGAAGCAGTTATTGTAGCCAATGCTTGCAAGCCAGAACTTATTTTCTTGGATATTAACCTAATTGATGGCGATGCATTTGAATTTTTAGAACAAACACAACACCTTAATTTTAAAGTCATTTTTATTACGGCTTACGAAGCGTTTGCTTTAAAGGCTCTAAAAATGGGTGCTGTGGATTACCTTTTAAAACCTGTTGATATAGAAGAGTTAAAAGTAGCGCTCAATAAAGTGAAACAGTTAACCGTTATTGAACAAAAGGAGCAGATTAATGTTGCAAAACAAGTTTGGAACACACAAGGTAATCAACTAATATTATCACTTCAAGATAGTTTTCAGGTTGTGGATTTAGATGCGTTAATGTATTGCGAGTCTGATAAAGGATACACCACGTTTTATTGCAATAATGGTAAAAAGTATTTGATTTCAAAAACATTAAAAGTATTTGAAGCGCGTTTAAACGATGCTAATTTTATAAGGCCACACCAATCGTTTATGGTGAATCTAAAATTCATAGATAAATATGATAAATCTGGAGTGATTCATCTTAAGAACGGTAAAAAAATTCCTGTGTCTTCCCGTAAAAAAGATCAGTTTGTGTCCGCTTTTCTAAATCGAAATTCAGACTAA
- a CDS encoding tetratricopeptide repeat protein, giving the protein MKSIYFLITIVLLPLAGFSQNAKIDSLKLELQNHKKKDTVRVTLLYDLAFSLYQKDAGLTNTYIKEAEALSNKLNYRKGKADILSLKGIMASRTSHYHQSLVYFQKSLELFKDLNDRKGIASSYNSIGVNFLLQSKNIEALDNLKKAIAIYEGLGAQEQLVAGYLNIGNIYAKTGKYKEAISYYEKTLKLSKAINHEYGIPYTLNGLGHIYSEQGNHYKAMDYYHQSLLYKEKLSDTIGMSKTLNSLGNSYRSLGKLDKSLEYHKKSTQLAEVIGNKDLIAVNKGNIGHIYTEKKDYNKALEYINESLKLSREIGDLGQISNCLYSIGEINLLLKQPEKARKSFEKSTEISLQNDNQYSLAANYLGIAESYYDEKAYQKALSYTLKGKRIADDLNLLEAKSKVSEMLSSIYENLGNYEQSLKEHQNFKKLNDSLFNEENIKKMTELEYEYKYKQQLDSLSINELKLTKTVLTTSQDLEKTQRNLFLGIIGFLATAIILGGIIFFLKLRHEKAKTLNAVIEQKLLRSQMTPHFIFNSLSVLQGMILNKEDKKSVFYLSKFSKLLRITLENSRDKLVPLNQELEAVNNYLELQNLEASQSYDYTILVDQNIDETLYKIPPMLIQPFIENAVEHAFEDRKDNRKIDIQLKNIDDKLVCTITDNGIGIDTPNGHKRKDKKSLATTITSERLKMLSKDLDINGSVHIEDRKHYNEQGTIVTLVIPYKKEVA; this is encoded by the coding sequence ATGAAAAGCATATACTTTTTAATTACTATTGTACTTTTACCACTGGCTGGGTTTTCACAAAATGCTAAAATTGATAGTCTTAAGTTAGAGTTGCAAAATCATAAAAAAAAGGATACGGTTAGAGTGACACTCTTGTATGATTTGGCATTCTCTCTTTATCAGAAAGATGCAGGCCTCACAAATACTTACATAAAAGAGGCAGAAGCGCTCTCAAATAAGCTAAACTACCGAAAAGGAAAAGCTGATATCTTATCCTTAAAAGGTATTATGGCGAGTAGAACATCTCATTATCATCAAAGTTTAGTTTATTTTCAAAAATCCTTAGAATTATTTAAAGATTTAAACGATAGAAAAGGTATAGCCTCTTCTTACAATTCTATTGGTGTTAACTTCTTACTGCAATCTAAAAATATCGAAGCTTTAGATAATTTAAAAAAAGCGATAGCTATTTATGAAGGCTTGGGAGCACAAGAACAATTGGTGGCCGGATATCTAAATATAGGAAATATCTATGCTAAAACAGGTAAGTATAAAGAAGCCATTTCATACTATGAAAAGACACTAAAGCTAAGTAAAGCCATTAATCACGAATATGGTATACCCTACACCCTAAATGGTTTAGGACATATTTATAGCGAACAAGGAAATCATTATAAAGCTATGGATTATTACCATCAGTCATTACTTTACAAAGAAAAGCTGAGTGACACTATAGGCATGTCAAAAACATTAAATAGTCTAGGTAATAGCTATAGATCTCTTGGAAAGCTTGATAAATCCCTAGAATATCATAAAAAATCAACCCAACTAGCAGAAGTTATTGGAAACAAAGACCTTATTGCAGTAAACAAAGGTAACATAGGTCATATTTATACAGAAAAGAAGGACTATAACAAAGCACTAGAATATATTAACGAATCTCTGAAATTAAGCAGAGAAATTGGAGACCTAGGACAAATTTCTAATTGTTTGTACAGTATTGGCGAAATTAATTTATTACTCAAACAACCAGAAAAAGCGCGTAAGAGTTTTGAAAAATCTACTGAAATAAGCTTACAAAACGATAACCAATATTCATTAGCTGCTAATTATTTAGGTATTGCTGAGTCTTATTACGATGAAAAAGCGTACCAAAAAGCGCTTTCCTATACGTTGAAGGGAAAGCGTATAGCTGACGACTTGAATCTCCTTGAAGCAAAAAGCAAAGTTTCAGAAATGCTTTCGAGTATTTATGAAAATCTAGGTAATTATGAGCAATCACTAAAAGAACATCAAAATTTCAAAAAGCTTAATGATAGTCTTTTCAACGAAGAAAACATTAAGAAAATGACCGAATTGGAATACGAATATAAATACAAACAACAATTAGATTCCTTAAGTATAAATGAATTAAAACTAACAAAAACGGTGTTAACTACATCACAGGATTTAGAAAAAACACAACGGAATTTATTTTTAGGGATTATCGGATTTTTAGCCACAGCCATAATTTTAGGCGGTATTATCTTCTTTTTAAAATTAAGACATGAAAAGGCAAAAACACTTAATGCTGTTATAGAACAAAAATTGTTGCGTTCACAAATGACACCACATTTCATCTTTAATTCACTTTCTGTTTTGCAAGGCATGATATTAAATAAAGAAGACAAAAAATCGGTTTTTTACCTTTCAAAATTTTCAAAATTATTGCGGATTACTCTAGAAAATTCAAGAGATAAGTTAGTGCCTCTAAATCAAGAATTAGAAGCGGTAAATAATTATTTAGAACTCCAAAATCTCGAAGCCAGCCAATCTTATGATTATACTATTTTAGTAGATCAAAATATAGACGAAACGTTATACAAGATACCGCCAATGCTTATTCAGCCTTTTATTGAAAATGCCGTTGAGCATGCGTTTGAAGACCGAAAGGACAATAGAAAAATAGATATTCAGCTTAAAAATATTGATGATAAATTGGTTTGTACCATTACAGATAACGGTATTGGTATAGATACACCAAATGGTCATAAAAGAAAAGATAAAAAGTCGTTAGCAACAACGATAACTTCAGAGCGATTAAAAATGTTGTCTAAAGATTTAGATATTAATGGTTCAGTACATATAGAAGACAGAAAACACTATAATGAACAAGGTACCATAGTAACATTGGTAATCCCTTACAAAAAAGAAGTCGCCTAA
- the rimO gene encoding 30S ribosomal protein S12 methylthiotransferase RimO — MRTKTLKKNRINVVTLGCSKNVYDSEVLMGQLKASGKDVVHEQDGNVVVINTCGFINNAKEESVNTILEFMQKKEAGEVDKVFVTGCLSERYKPDLQKEIPNVDQYFGTTELPSLLKALGADYKHELIGERLTTTPKNYAYLKIAEGCDRPCSFCAIPLMRGKHKSTPIEDLVVEAEKLAANGVKELILIAQDLTYYGLDLYKKRNLAELLENLVKVDGIEWIRLHYAFPTGFPMDVLDIMKREPKICNYLDIPLQHISDAILKSMRRGTTQEKTTKLLKAFRAKVPEMTIRTTLIVGYPGETEEDFQTLKQWVKDMRFERLGCFTYSHEENTHAFNLEDDVPEDVKMQRANEIMEIQSQISWELNQAKIGQEFKVVIDRKEGNYFVGRTEFDSPDVDNEVLIDATNTYLKTGEFTTVKVIEAEDFDLYGEVVS, encoded by the coding sequence ATGCGGACTAAAACTTTAAAGAAAAATAGAATCAACGTAGTAACGCTTGGCTGTAGTAAAAATGTTTACGATAGCGAAGTGTTAATGGGGCAGCTAAAAGCGAGTGGTAAAGATGTGGTACACGAGCAAGACGGTAATGTTGTGGTGATTAACACCTGTGGTTTTATTAATAATGCAAAGGAAGAAAGCGTAAACACCATTTTAGAGTTTATGCAAAAAAAGGAAGCTGGAGAAGTTGATAAGGTTTTTGTTACAGGCTGTTTAAGCGAGCGCTATAAACCCGATTTACAAAAAGAAATCCCAAACGTAGATCAGTATTTTGGTACTACAGAGCTCCCAAGTTTACTTAAAGCCTTGGGTGCCGATTATAAGCACGAACTTATAGGCGAACGCTTAACCACAACACCAAAAAACTATGCGTATTTAAAAATTGCCGAAGGTTGCGACAGACCATGTAGTTTTTGTGCTATTCCGCTAATGCGTGGTAAACACAAAAGTACACCAATAGAAGATTTGGTGGTTGAAGCCGAAAAATTGGCTGCCAATGGTGTAAAAGAATTGATTCTTATTGCACAAGATTTAACCTATTATGGCCTAGATTTATACAAAAAACGAAATCTCGCTGAATTACTTGAAAATCTTGTAAAAGTTGATGGTATTGAGTGGATTCGACTGCATTATGCCTTCCCAACAGGGTTTCCGATGGATGTGTTAGATATTATGAAACGCGAACCTAAAATTTGCAACTACCTTGATATACCGTTGCAACACATTTCAGATGCAATTTTGAAAAGTATGCGTCGTGGCACTACCCAAGAAAAAACAACAAAACTGTTGAAAGCATTTAGGGCAAAAGTGCCTGAAATGACCATAAGAACCACTTTAATTGTTGGCTATCCTGGTGAAACCGAAGAAGATTTCCAAACATTAAAGCAATGGGTGAAAGACATGCGTTTTGAGCGTTTGGGCTGTTTTACCTATTCGCACGAGGAAAATACACATGCATTCAATCTAGAGGATGATGTACCCGAAGATGTGAAAATGCAGCGCGCTAACGAGATTATGGAAATTCAATCCCAAATTTCGTGGGAACTCAACCAAGCCAAAATAGGCCAAGAATTTAAAGTAGTAATAGATCGAAAGGAAGGCAATTATTTTGTGGGTCGTACAGAATTTGATTCGCCAGATGTGGATAACGAGGTATTGATTGATGCTACCAATACATACCTTAAAACAGGTGAATTTACAACTGTTAAGGTCATTGAAGCTGAGGATTTTGATTTGTATGGTGAGGTTGTATCTTAG
- a CDS encoding serine hydrolase domain-containing protein translates to MKNHPLATVLIVAILCITCASADDQPQSDPPINDTIYFPPLNSDTWETKTISELNWNENELQPLLDFLDEKNSKSFMILHNGKIVVEAYFNNHTATSPWYWASAGKTLTTAITGIAEDEGLLDTNDKVSDYLNIGWTSAPLEKENLITCKHLLSMSSGLDDSEGNDVEPENLLYIADAGTRWAYHNVYKKLQDVVAAASNTTWNSYFNTKLKNKIGMTGAWLESADFNVYWSNTRSMARFGLLTYANGKWEDQQIIPEAYLNDATNTSQNLNLSYGYMWWLNGKSSYRLPQTQIVFEGEPIPSAPSDMYAALGKNDQKIYVVPSKKLVIIRMGDAADDENFALSNFDNELWEKINALTN, encoded by the coding sequence ATGAAAAATCATCCGCTTGCAACAGTCTTAATTGTCGCAATCCTTTGTATAACTTGTGCTTCTGCTGATGACCAACCACAATCAGACCCACCAATAAATGATACTATTTATTTTCCTCCTTTAAATTCTGACACTTGGGAAACCAAAACAATTTCAGAATTGAACTGGAATGAGAACGAACTCCAACCACTATTAGACTTTTTAGACGAAAAAAACAGTAAAAGTTTTATGATACTCCACAATGGTAAAATCGTAGTAGAAGCCTACTTTAATAACCATACAGCAACTTCTCCTTGGTATTGGGCAAGCGCAGGAAAAACATTGACTACTGCCATAACTGGTATTGCCGAGGATGAAGGTTTATTAGATACAAATGATAAAGTCTCTGATTATTTAAACATAGGATGGACAAGTGCTCCTTTAGAAAAAGAAAATCTAATTACCTGTAAGCATTTATTATCAATGTCTTCTGGTTTAGATGATAGCGAGGGTAATGACGTAGAACCTGAAAATCTACTATATATAGCAGACGCTGGCACACGTTGGGCCTATCACAATGTGTATAAAAAATTGCAGGATGTTGTAGCAGCTGCCAGCAACACAACATGGAACAGTTATTTTAACACCAAACTAAAGAACAAAATTGGTATGACAGGTGCTTGGCTAGAGAGTGCCGATTTTAACGTATACTGGAGTAACACCCGAAGCATGGCGCGTTTTGGATTATTAACTTATGCAAACGGCAAATGGGAAGACCAGCAAATTATACCAGAAGCTTATTTAAATGATGCCACAAACACGTCTCAAAATCTCAATTTATCCTATGGATATATGTGGTGGTTAAACGGTAAATCGTCTTACAGATTACCGCAAACACAAATTGTATTTGAAGGAGAACCTATACCCAGTGCACCATCTGATATGTATGCCGCATTAGGAAAAAATGACCAAAAAATTTATGTGGTCCCAAGCAAGAAACTTGTGATTATTAGAATGGGAGACGCTGCCGATGATGAAAACTTTGCACTCTCAAATTTTGATAATGAATTATGGGAAAAAATTAATGCTTTAACTAATTAA